Proteins co-encoded in one Spirosoma endbachense genomic window:
- a CDS encoding HEAT repeat domain-containing protein, whose amino-acid sequence MTRSDAIANFLTIRQEEKPMVLLLFGYSFCISLGLYIYYTAATTLFLTKFDGAMLPVAYIAGGLFLFIIAKSNSFIQKYIKFSSLAIGLVLSLTLSLVILLLCYEITENKWIIFLLYLWIRANLFVFSFTFWVSASRVFDLGQAKRLYSLIGTGEVLASIAANFLVKTLISEKIVQVEELLYIALTFIACSLFFISRITTKNRERLSFKRSARTATDATISSVSKKYSVLMYLLGLIPLACLYIIEFSFSVDSKAYFPDKEQLAIFLGQFLFICSIIEFLVKGVLFRFVTATYGIMSGLILMPVSLIIVTILLFFMTTINVKVFFLILISRFLITSVRRSFSDTSYQLLYQPIPGKESIKLQNQVETYAKPLGYVIAGLSLIILLKFNLSNTIYVYSFLLVFLIIWAVLAFMMQKEYKSTLLNILSLTELPKNNLSKIATPVSEGQELINKVNLEFDAIIGLSESTNSEERKQSACLLTSSGRYSSFKYLIKLLEDKDISVRLAAITAASQMNRPEIVPYLLPCILQPELKLATQTSLHKLGESAIDYFTSYVNKNNNNIDVLISLIDTAKIIGGPKASRFLRSKLVHQSNEVVDKATESLIEIGYIVNTSEESQLIAQLDLKVDTYLWIVSAEIDLKKSEACNTLVKALSKERKSVMLKILKILSLLRGDKKFEKIVELMFNPESKAKSYLADLVSFLIELEEVKMRVLTLFENISDYEILLKYQDRYPQQNLSPEQRLLSIINKDNLSIWTKALALKQLLNYTDEKAINALAANTTAESIVLAETAFFGLLKLNPVRFIELSSYFKAKDDRKYAALCAKVQSYNDKYDLVISKAEALVFSRVTRNWNLDYLQTISGSLTVVSLQDDQLVEPAFWDSQASTITGFIVIEGSIQITNEDYTETILATFDCQSLPDSVKSIRAIGNSSLYVTEYPLTVEKPADQRLVTTA is encoded by the coding sequence ATGACAAGAAGTGACGCTATAGCAAATTTTTTAACTATCAGGCAGGAAGAAAAACCAATGGTTTTGCTCCTGTTTGGTTACTCTTTTTGCATTAGCCTGGGATTATATATATATTATACCGCTGCGACAACATTATTTCTAACAAAGTTCGATGGAGCGATGCTACCAGTTGCCTACATAGCTGGCGGGCTTTTTCTTTTTATCATTGCCAAAAGTAATTCATTCATTCAGAAGTATATTAAATTTTCGTCACTAGCGATTGGCCTCGTTTTATCTCTTACTCTGTCGTTAGTAATACTTCTGCTTTGTTATGAAATTACTGAAAATAAATGGATAATTTTCTTACTTTACCTTTGGATTAGAGCTAATCTATTCGTTTTTAGTTTCACTTTTTGGGTATCGGCCTCCAGAGTCTTTGATTTAGGTCAGGCAAAACGATTATATAGTTTGATTGGCACAGGAGAAGTTTTAGCTTCAATAGCTGCAAACTTTCTTGTAAAAACATTAATAAGTGAAAAAATAGTTCAGGTTGAAGAACTACTCTACATAGCACTCACATTCATTGCCTGCTCTTTATTTTTCATTAGTAGAATCACAACTAAAAATAGAGAAAGGCTATCATTCAAAAGAAGTGCGCGGACAGCAACCGATGCTACAATAAGTTCTGTCAGTAAAAAATATTCAGTATTGATGTATTTATTAGGACTAATACCACTGGCTTGTCTTTACATTATTGAGTTCAGTTTTTCAGTAGATAGCAAAGCTTACTTTCCAGACAAAGAGCAACTCGCAATATTTTTAGGGCAGTTTTTATTCATCTGCTCCATAATTGAGTTTTTAGTAAAAGGAGTTCTATTCCGCTTCGTCACAGCCACTTATGGAATCATGTCAGGATTGATACTGATGCCAGTTTCATTAATAATAGTTACAATTTTATTGTTTTTCATGACGACTATTAACGTAAAGGTATTTTTCCTTATCCTAATCAGTCGCTTTTTAATTACGTCTGTCCGTCGGTCATTCAGTGATACATCGTATCAACTATTATATCAACCAATTCCTGGCAAAGAAAGCATAAAACTACAAAATCAGGTCGAAACTTATGCAAAACCATTAGGCTACGTTATTGCAGGCCTTTCGCTGATTATTTTATTAAAATTCAATTTATCAAATACAATTTACGTTTATTCTTTTTTGTTGGTTTTTCTGATAATATGGGCAGTTCTTGCCTTCATGATGCAGAAAGAATATAAATCTACTTTATTAAATATCCTTTCGCTGACAGAATTACCTAAAAATAATTTATCAAAAATCGCAACACCAGTTTCAGAAGGCCAAGAGCTAATTAATAAGGTCAATCTAGAGTTTGATGCTATTATCGGTTTATCTGAATCAACAAATAGCGAAGAAAGAAAACAATCTGCCTGTTTATTAACTAGTTCAGGTCGGTATTCTTCATTCAAATACCTTATAAAACTACTGGAGGACAAAGACATTAGCGTACGCCTTGCAGCTATTACGGCCGCATCACAAATGAATCGTCCAGAAATTGTCCCCTATTTATTACCGTGTATTCTCCAGCCTGAACTTAAGCTGGCAACGCAAACTAGTTTGCACAAGCTTGGTGAATCGGCAATAGATTATTTCACTAGCTATGTCAATAAAAACAATAACAATATAGACGTATTGATCAGTTTAATTGACACCGCAAAAATAATTGGTGGTCCAAAAGCATCTCGCTTCCTGCGGTCAAAATTAGTACATCAATCAAATGAGGTGGTCGATAAAGCTACTGAGTCGCTCATTGAAATAGGATATATTGTAAATACGAGTGAAGAATCTCAGCTTATTGCGCAACTTGATTTAAAAGTAGATACCTATTTATGGATTGTTTCCGCTGAAATTGATCTAAAAAAGTCAGAAGCATGCAACACATTGGTTAAAGCCTTAAGTAAGGAACGCAAAAGCGTTATGTTAAAAATATTGAAAATATTATCGCTATTGCGTGGCGACAAAAAGTTCGAGAAAATAGTAGAATTGATGTTCAATCCCGAATCTAAAGCAAAGAGTTATTTAGCAGATTTGGTCAGTTTCTTAATTGAATTAGAAGAAGTTAAAATGAGAGTATTAACACTCTTTGAAAATATATCCGATTATGAAATTTTACTAAAATACCAGGACCGATATCCACAACAGAACTTATCACCTGAGCAACGGCTATTATCAATAATAAATAAAGACAATCTGAGTATTTGGACAAAGGCGCTTGCCCTAAAGCAGCTTCTAAACTATACTGACGAAAAAGCAATAAATGCTCTGGCGGCCAATACTACTGCTGAAAGTATTGTGCTTGCAGAAACAGCATTTTTTGGATTATTGAAACTAAATCCGGTGCGATTTATTGAACTGTCAAGCTATTTTAAAGCCAAAGATGATCGCAAATATGCTGCTCTTTGCGCGAAGGTCCAATCCTATAACGACAAATATGACCTAGTCATTAGCAAAGCTGAAGCATTGGTTTTCTCCAGGGTAACAAGGAACTGGAATCTAGATTACCTGCAAACTATAAGCGGCTCGCTTACAGTCGTTTCATTGCAGGACGATCAATTAGTAGAGCCTGCTTTTTGGGATTCTCAAGCTAGCACGATTACAGGCTTTATTGTCATAGAAGGGTCAATACAAATAACTAATGAAGACTACACTGAGACGATTTTAGCGACTTTTGATTGTCAATCACTTCCAGATTCGGTAAAGTCTATACGCGCTATTGGTAACAGTAGCCTCTATGTAACAGAGTATCCCTTAACGGTCGAAAAACCTGCTGATCAACGCTTAGTAACAACAGCCTAA